From the Thamnophis elegans isolate rThaEle1 chromosome 11, rThaEle1.pri, whole genome shotgun sequence genome, one window contains:
- the LOC116515094 gene encoding golgin subfamily A member 6-like protein 2 isoform X3: MEIFKLLSEKKELRVQIQDLIQKNHQLAEEYKDYRENLSRKLSSEELGQLEKLRQENERLRCEAQKEAAEKAELLRENKDLKEELNRKRAVMSKLTVECEELRNKTEILTFKNIELSDEKEAYEEILCREELQRISRCTLLTHGDQKEDKTEAQEKMKPQMVEHQLNHQWLKASVDRIKKSKEPGANILRWLQKSLKLLKEDSSERSKHTLPEWLKASATNLPEECAKAAREDVNDWLEESINHLQEKGPETCELDVEGWLQASIIGIQHLQKFRSESRGSRKKKGWLAEPIENLKKKTSCGDITMLRVEGRKFS; the protein is encoded by the exons GAAAAACCACCAGCTGGCCGAAGAGTACAAGGATTATAGAGAAAACTTGAGCAG aaaaCTCAGTTCAGAGGAACTTGGGCAGCTGGAGAAACTGAGGCAAGAGAACGAGAGACTCCGCTGCGAGGCTCAGAAAGAAGCTGcagagaaagcagagctcctaCGTGAGAATAAGGATCTCAAAGAAGAACTTAATag AAAGAGAGCAGTGATGTCAAAACTGACTGTAGAATGTGAAGAGCTGCGAAACAAAACAGAGATTCTGACGTTTAAAAATATCGAACTTAGCGATGAGAAAGAGGCGTACGAAGAAATACTGTGCAG agaggaaCTACAGAGGATAAGCCGCTGCACCTTATTGACACACGGAGACCAGaaggaagacaagacagaagcTCAAGAGAAAATGAAGCCTCAGATGGTGGAACATCAATTGAACCATCAATGGCTTAAAGCTTCGGTAGACAGAATTAAAAAATCTAAGGAACCCGGGGCCAATATTCTGAGGTGGCTGCAGAAATCTCTCAAACTCCTAAAAGAGGATTCCTCTGAACGGTCAAAACACACCCTGCCAGAATGGCTTAAAGCATCTGCCACCAACCTCCCAGAGGAATGTGCTAAGGCAGCCAGGGAGGATGTGAATGATTGGCTAGAAGAATCAATTAATCATCTCCAGGAAAAAGGGCCAGAAACGTGCGAGTTAGATGTGGAGGGATGGCTTCAAGCATCTATTATAGGCATTCAACATCTTCAAAAGTTCAGGTCAGAGTCTCGTGGAAGCCGGAAAAAAAAGGGATGGCTTGCAGAACcaatagaaaacctgaagaagAAGACTTCCTGTGGTGACATCACCATGCTTAGAGTGGAGGGAAGAAAGTTCTCCTAA